A single window of Gossypium hirsutum isolate 1008001.06 chromosome A10, Gossypium_hirsutum_v2.1, whole genome shotgun sequence DNA harbors:
- the LOC107895662 gene encoding uncharacterized protein gives MAHYEALDGHKCRTPTCWTVLGERRVMGPELISDTKNKVRLIWDRLKAASDRKKSYADVKCKDIEYFVGDLEFLKVSPWKKVFRFGQKGKLSPRFIGPYCILKHVEPVAYQLELPSELDWIHNVFHVSMLRRYRSDPTFIVPTEKVEVSPDLTFEEELVQILDRDVKVLRKKSVPLVKVLWQNHSSEEATWEPEELMR, from the coding sequence ATGGCACATTACGAGGCATTGgatggtcataagtgtcgtactcctACATGTTGGACTGTGTTGGGTGAGCGACGTGTTATGGGTCCTGAATTGATTTCTGATACTAAAAATAAAGTTAGATTAATTTGGGATCGACTGAAGGCGGCATCTGATAGgaaaaagtcatatgcggatGTGAAGTGTAAGGATATTGAGTATTTTGTGGGGGACTTGgagtttcttaaggtctcgccatggaaaaaggtatttaGGTTTGGTCAAAAGGgaaagttaagccctaggttcattgggccttactgTATTTTGAAGCATGTGGAACCGGTTGCCTACCAGCTTGAGTTGCCTTCGGAGTTAGActggattcataatgtgtttcatgtctctATGCTGAGGAGGTATCGCTCTGATCCTACTTTCATCGTCCCGACTGAGAAGGTTGAGGTTAGTCCTGatctgacttttgaggaagagctgGTTCAGATTTTAGACCGTGATGTGAAGGTTCTAAGAAAGAAGTCTGTTCCACTAGTTAAGGTCCTATGGCAAAATCACAGTTctgaagaagccacatgggaacctgaggagctGATGCGATAA